Sequence from the Verrucomicrobiota bacterium genome:
AAGTCAAAGAGGCCATGGAAATGCTGACCGCTTTGGGCTTGGGGCCAAAGCAGAGTAACGAACTGGCAGGGTATGTATTGCTCGCCATGCTTGACATCAAGCCTACGGACGACTGGACAGCGGCAACGAATCCGTTGCGTGGTATTACGCCCATTATTGATTTTGTTGCCAAACACTATCGCCAGCGTTATGCACCCAACACGCGCGAAACTGTGCGAGACGAGGCGGTGAAGTACTTCGTCGAGTTTGGCATGCTGGTTCGCAATCCGGACAATCCCAACAGACCCACCAATAGTGGCAACACCGTTTATCAAGTTGAAGCGAATGCGCTCGACCTGTTCAGAGTGTCCGGCACCTTGGATTGGCCACCTACGCTTCGCAAGTACCTGGCTAAACGCGTTAAAATTAAAGGGGAACTGGATCGCCACCGCCAGATTGCGCGAATCCCTGTCACCCTGCCTGATGGTGAGATGGTGATGCTTTCCCCTGGGGGCCAGAATCCTTTAATCAAGCAAGTGATTGAACAATTCTGCGCCCGATTTTCGCCCGGTGGGGTAGTGGTTTATATCGGCGATG
This genomic interval carries:
- a CDS encoding BsuBI/PstI family type II restriction endonuclease translates to MSRANKTSWNAAEAKQKVKEAMEMLTALGLGPKQSNELAGYVLLAMLDIKPTDDWTAATNPLRGITPIIDFVAKHYRQRYAPNTRETVRDEAVKYFVEFGMLVRNPDNPNRPTNSGNTVYQVEANALDLFRVSGTLDWPPTLRKYLAKRVKIKGELDRHRQIARIPVTLPDGEMVMLSPGGQNPLIKQVIEQFCARFSPGGVVVYIGDAENKFGHLHTAYLTKLGVVIDSADKMPDVVVHDTKRNWLLLIEAVTSVGPIDGKRRKELKELFKQSSAGLVFVTAFENRKTMQSFLPLLSWETEVWVAEAPDHLIHFNGEKFLGPYPDAMPKSPAGTVV